Proteins found in one Coffea eugenioides isolate CCC68of chromosome 5, Ceug_1.0, whole genome shotgun sequence genomic segment:
- the LOC113771270 gene encoding uncharacterized protein LOC113771270, whose product MEAMMGEFRRMLKSSIEPLHERIDQLENSRQPPSSSKGKESAYSNDEEEPFEGRNQADQSRRRNRERPVETWEEIRSLMQKRFVPSCYSRDLHRRLQALTQGSMSVEDYYKEMKMAIMKVDLREDGEATMARFLHGLRPKIAEVVELQHYLDMNDMLKKAVTVERCLKRRGSGRPGTMYNPGSWRNSQPKREEKAAALPNPTRLNAFSPKMKAKVEPKANNDAPKPRSRDTKCFKCQGFGHIASQCPNQRTMLLLPNREIVSDEKEEYEGMPLLVEEEDDLGKELPTHEEISCLVVRKVLTTRVKEEEMEIQRDNLFYMRCHIKDKVYSVVIDSGSCANVASLLMVEKLGLLVIKHPRPYCLQWLNNKGEVRVFRQEFEDIFPEDVPNGLPPLRGIEHQIDLILGAPLPNKPVYRMGPEETKELQRQVEELLRKDWARESLSPCVVPVILVPKKDGAWRMCTDYRTVNAITVKYHHSIPRLDDMLDELHGAIIFTKIDLKSGYHQIRIKEGYEWKTAFKTKHGLYEWLVMPFGLTNAPNTFMRLLNHVLRHFLGKFVVVYFDDILIYSRSLEEHLVHFKSVFEVLRKERLYANFKKCTFCTDHVVFVGYIVNAQGIHADE is encoded by the exons ATGGAGGCCATGATGGGGGAGTTCCGAAGGATGCTTAAAAGCTCCATTGAACCTTTGCATGAAAGGATTGACCAATTGGAGAATTCTAGGCAACCACCTAGTTCGAGCAAGGGGAAGGAATCCGCATACTCCAATGATGAGGAGGAACCATTTGAGGGGAGGAACCAAGCTGACCAAAG CCGGAGGAGAAATAGAGAAAGGCCCGTAGAGACTTGGGAAGAAATAAGGAGCTTGATGCAGAAAAGGTTCGTGCCGAGCTGCTATAGCCGAGACTTGCACCGAAGGCTACAAGCTCTCACTCAAGGTTCCATGTCAGTCGAAGATTACTACAAGGAAATGAAGATGGCCATCATGAAAGTCGATTTGCGTGAAGATGGAGAAGCTACCATGGCTCGATTCTTGCATGGTCTAAGGCCGAAAATTGCCGAAGTAGTGGAACTCCAACACTACCTCGACATGAATGACATGCTGAAGAAGGCGGTAACAGTAGAACGGtgtctcaagaggaggggtagtGGACGTCCAGGCACTATGTACAACCCGGGGAGTTGGCGAAATTCTCAACCCAAGAGGGAGGAGAAGGCCGCGGCTTTACCTAATCCAACAAGGCTGAATGCCTTTTCTCCAAAAATGAAGGCAAAGGTGGAACCTAAGGCCAATAATGACGCTCCTAAACCTCGTAGCCGAGACACTAAGTGCTTTAAATGTCAAGGGTTTGGTCATATCGCCTCCCAATGCCCCAACCAACGAACCATGCTCTTGTTACCGAATAGGGAGATTGTCTCTGATGAGAAGGAGGAATATGAAGGTATGCCGCTTCTTGTGGAGGAAGAGGATGATTTGGGTAAAGAACTACCTACTCATGAGGAGATTAGTTGTTTGGTGGTTCGAAAGGTCCTCACTACTCGAGTCAAGGAGGAGGAAATGGAGATACAACGGGACAACCTTTTCTACATGAGGTGTCATATCAAGGATAAGGTCTATAGTGTTGTCATTGATAGTGGAAGTTGTGCCAATGTAGCTAGTCTACTCATGGTGGAAAAGCTAGGGCTTCTAGTTATCAAGCATCCAAGACCTTATTGCCTTCAATGGTTGAACAATAAAGGGGAAGTCCGTGTGTTTAGACAA GAGTTCGAGGATATATTCCCGGAGGATGTGCCAAATGGATTACCACCTCTAAGAGGGattgagcatcaaattgacCTCATTCTGGGAGCCCCACTGCCTAACAAACCCGTCTATAGGATGGGACCTGAAGAAACGAAAGAGTTGCAAAGGCAAGTGGAGGAATTGCTAAGGAAAGACTGGGCTCGAGAAAGTCTAAGTCCATGTGTTGTACCAGTGATTCTCGtgccaaagaaagatggagCTTGGAGAATGTGCACCGACTATAGGACAGTAAATGCCATCACGGTAAAATATCATCACTCTATccctaggttagatgatatgttgGATGAATTGCATGGTGCCATTATCTTTACTAAAATTGACTTGAAAAGTGGTTACCACCAAATAAGAATAAAAGAAGGATATGAGTGGAAAACCGCTTTCAAAACTAAACATGGTCTatatgagtggttagttatgcctttcggtttaactaatgcacctaatACCTTCATGCGATTActgaaccatgttttgagacatTTCCTTGGGAAATTTGTTGTAGTTTATTTTGACGACATTCTCATCTATAGTCGAAGTTTAGAGGAGCATCTTGTGCACTTCAAATCTGTTTTTGAAGTACTTCGAAAGGAGAGGCTATACGCCAACTTTAAGAAGTGCACATTCTGTACTGACCATGTGGTGTTTGTAGGCTATATAGTTAATGCGCAGGGAATTCACGCAGATGAATAG